The following coding sequences lie in one Megalodesulfovibrio gigas DSM 1382 = ATCC 19364 genomic window:
- a CDS encoding methyl-accepting chemotaxis protein produces MRLRLRHKLVGGFLGAAVITAVVGLATLRSINALDQNIISLTDVQLPAVEHLITLKAEAERLRVATRTLLAPGISGEDKARQYQNAQSAQTALTHAFETLAPLLGQDPAWTELHAAWKEWDASNALFLQRSHELDAVDVRNPTDLRRKMELFRGDHYALATNVNNLLHLDMPLQGGTDPTACNFGKWLQGEGKAIRNQAIQNALQDITPHHNAFHKGVADIKSHVAAKDHAAAGAAYKTMLPAMASTFSMFGALAAEADKAEAMYQEMYRQSMVVTRDRQVVTFQVLDRLLEHVSAATQQASQQAQSSASLASTVAVTGMVAGTLLAVALGLFLARIITRPLREGVDAAQGMARGELFHQVTYAGSDETGDLALALRSMMGRLRTVILDVKGSAERVAAGCEEFSSSSQSLAQGATEQAAAIEEISSSMEEMSSSIAHNTEHAQKTDTIAMAAANEARQSGEAVAHTLAAMRQIAEKISIIEEIARQTNLLALNAAIEAARAGDQGKGFAVVAAEVRKLAERSGTAAAEIGTLSGSSVAVAEEAERKLGQLVPEIQRTAALIQEIAATSEQQKAGAMQINKAIGQLDQVIQQNAATAEEVSSTAQTLAAQAVQMLEAVDFFALGQYDQRNQRALPGDLFANPANPANPANPANPANPDRQSRQGKSPQPPRAAHQLARF; encoded by the coding sequence ATGCGGCTTCGCCTACGGCACAAATTGGTGGGAGGCTTTCTCGGGGCAGCGGTCATCACTGCAGTCGTGGGCTTGGCCACCTTGCGATCCATCAATGCGCTTGACCAGAACATCATCTCGTTGACGGACGTGCAGCTGCCTGCCGTCGAACACCTCATCACCCTGAAGGCCGAGGCCGAACGCCTGCGGGTGGCCACCCGCACCCTGCTGGCGCCCGGGATATCCGGGGAGGACAAGGCCCGCCAGTACCAGAATGCGCAGAGCGCCCAAACCGCCCTGACACATGCGTTCGAAACCCTGGCCCCCCTGCTGGGTCAGGATCCTGCCTGGACCGAGCTGCATGCCGCCTGGAAGGAATGGGACGCCAGCAATGCCCTCTTCCTGCAACGCTCCCATGAACTGGACGCCGTGGACGTACGCAACCCCACGGATCTGCGCCGCAAGATGGAGCTTTTTCGCGGGGACCATTACGCTCTGGCCACCAATGTGAACAATCTCCTGCACCTGGACATGCCCCTGCAAGGCGGCACGGATCCCACGGCCTGCAACTTCGGCAAGTGGCTGCAGGGTGAAGGCAAGGCCATCCGCAATCAGGCCATCCAGAATGCCCTGCAGGATATCACGCCGCACCACAACGCCTTCCATAAAGGCGTGGCCGACATCAAAAGCCACGTGGCCGCCAAGGATCATGCAGCAGCTGGTGCTGCATACAAAACCATGCTCCCGGCCATGGCCTCCACCTTTTCCATGTTCGGCGCGCTGGCTGCGGAGGCGGACAAAGCCGAGGCCATGTATCAGGAAATGTACCGCCAATCCATGGTGGTGACCCGGGACAGGCAGGTGGTGACATTCCAGGTGCTCGACCGGCTGCTGGAGCACGTATCCGCCGCCACACAGCAGGCCTCCCAGCAGGCCCAGTCCAGTGCCAGCCTGGCATCCACCGTGGCCGTGACCGGCATGGTCGCGGGCACATTGCTGGCCGTGGCGCTGGGACTCTTCCTGGCCCGCATCATCACCCGTCCCCTGCGCGAGGGAGTGGATGCCGCCCAGGGCATGGCCCGGGGAGAATTGTTCCATCAGGTGACCTACGCCGGCAGCGACGAAACCGGCGACCTGGCCCTGGCCTTGCGGAGCATGATGGGCCGGCTCAGGACCGTGATTCTGGACGTCAAGGGCTCTGCCGAGCGTGTGGCTGCCGGCTGCGAGGAATTTTCCTCCTCCAGCCAGAGCCTTGCCCAGGGAGCCACAGAACAAGCCGCAGCCATTGAGGAAATTTCCTCTTCCATGGAGGAGATGTCCTCCAGCATCGCCCACAATACGGAACACGCCCAGAAGACGGACACCATCGCCATGGCTGCAGCGAATGAAGCCCGGCAAAGCGGCGAGGCCGTGGCCCACACCCTGGCCGCCATGCGACAGATTGCCGAGAAAATCAGTATCATCGAAGAAATCGCCCGCCAGACCAATCTGCTGGCCCTCAATGCCGCCATCGAGGCGGCCCGCGCCGGCGATCAGGGCAAGGGTTTTGCCGTGGTGGCCGCGGAAGTGCGCAAACTGGCCGAACGCAGCGGCACGGCGGCGGCGGAAATTGGCACGCTGTCCGGCTCCAGTGTGGCTGTGGCTGAAGAGGCGGAACGCAAGCTTGGGCAACTGGTGCCGGAAATCCAGCGCACTGCCGCCTTGATCCAGGAAATCGCCGCCACCTCCGAACAGCAGAAAGCCGGCGCCATGCAGATCAACAAGGCCATCGGCCAGCTGGATCAGGTCATCCAGCAGAATGCAGCCACAGCCGAAGAGGTGAGCAGCACGGCCCAGACCCTGGCCGCCCAGGCGGTGCAGATGCTGGAGGCCGTGGACTTCTTCGCCCTGGGGCAGTACGATCAGCGCAATCAGCGCGCTCTGCCCGGCGATCTCTTTGCCAATCCGGCCAATCCGGCCAATCCGGCCAATCCGGCCAATCCGGCCAATCCGGACAGGCAGTCCCGCCAGGGCAAGTCGCCGCAACCGCCCCGCGCTGCGCATCAATTGGCGCGATTTTGA
- a CDS encoding Hsp20/alpha crystallin family protein has product MFRTFVPDVQRRRVSLGDPRRPGGMTSMADLANLLEDFWKTPLDGLPFARMTEGGVTPAMNLREMPDALEVTAELPGVAASDIEVTIDKGILTIKGEKKFEEETQEGAFHRVERSYGSFSRSVSLPSPVAEDKIAANFANGVLTLTLPKAEEAKARKIEITS; this is encoded by the coding sequence ATGTTCCGCACCTTTGTTCCCGATGTGCAGCGCCGCCGGGTCTCTTTGGGGGATCCCCGCCGTCCCGGGGGCATGACAAGCATGGCCGACCTGGCCAATCTGCTGGAAGACTTCTGGAAGACGCCGCTGGACGGGCTCCCCTTCGCTCGGATGACCGAAGGCGGCGTGACGCCGGCCATGAACCTGCGCGAAATGCCAGACGCCCTGGAAGTGACGGCCGAACTGCCCGGCGTGGCCGCTTCGGACATCGAAGTGACCATCGACAAGGGCATCCTGACCATCAAGGGCGAAAAGAAATTTGAGGAAGAAACGCAGGAAGGCGCATTCCATCGCGTGGAGCGCAGCTACGGCAGCTTTTCCCGCAGCGTGTCCCTGCCCTCCCCGGTGGCGGAAGACAAGATTGCCGCCAACTTCGCCAACGGCGTGCTCACGCTGACCCTGCCCAAGGCCGAAGAAGCCAAGGCCCGAAAGATCGAAATCACCAGCTAA
- a CDS encoding RNA polymerase sigma factor: MDQEREHSIIRQVLAGDREAFALLVEAYQHPLFHMAYVLTGSADQAEDLVQETFVRMYDKLGTFRLEPGVRLTPWMFAICRHAAFRQNKRGRRMVTGCAHLVEEGSPPEDDASMTAGTAFEARMAASDGEEMLFRTEQGRTLAQHLMQLPLELREALVLRFTEDLSFRELAEVLGISEQAAKMRVYRGLARLRETLPGHVRG, translated from the coding sequence ATGGACCAGGAACGCGAACACTCCATCATCCGCCAGGTGCTCGCCGGGGACCGCGAGGCGTTCGCGCTGCTGGTGGAGGCGTATCAGCACCCGCTCTTTCACATGGCGTACGTGCTTACCGGGTCTGCGGATCAGGCGGAAGATCTGGTCCAGGAAACCTTTGTCCGCATGTACGACAAGCTCGGCACCTTCCGGCTGGAGCCGGGCGTCCGGCTGACGCCCTGGATGTTCGCCATCTGCCGCCATGCGGCGTTTCGGCAAAACAAGCGGGGACGCCGGATGGTGACGGGCTGCGCGCATCTGGTGGAGGAGGGCAGCCCGCCCGAGGACGACGCCAGCATGACCGCCGGAACCGCCTTCGAGGCCCGGATGGCTGCATCGGATGGCGAGGAGATGTTGTTTCGCACCGAGCAGGGCCGCACCCTTGCGCAGCATCTCATGCAGTTGCCCCTGGAGCTGCGCGAAGCGCTGGTGTTGCGGTTCACCGAGGATCTTTCATTCAGGGAGCTGGCGGAAGTGCTGGGAATTTCCGAACAGGCGGCCAAGATGCGGGTCTATCGCGGGCTGGCCAGATTGCGGGAAACCCTGCCCGGCCATGTACGGGGTTGA
- a CDS encoding type II secretion system protein, which produces MPEQVHCAVARSWMQAGFTLIELVVTLIILGLLAGFVATRFNTMEVNYHAEVQALQATLRFAQVMAMGDDELWNININGDTYELQRNCTAQPDDVRLVRIPGHDSVTYGVPHGVSLFGSQNIAFNNRGQPCDCQGVALTADTTVTVQASALPSGSSVGSFVLTQNTGFIQ; this is translated from the coding sequence ATGCCTGAGCAGGTCCATTGCGCAGTCGCCCGTTCCTGGATGCAGGCCGGGTTCACCTTGATAGAACTGGTCGTCACGTTGATCATCCTTGGTCTGCTTGCCGGCTTCGTCGCCACGCGGTTCAATACGATGGAGGTCAATTACCATGCCGAGGTGCAGGCCCTGCAGGCCACCTTGCGCTTTGCCCAGGTCATGGCCATGGGTGATGACGAACTCTGGAATATCAATATCAACGGCGACACCTATGAACTGCAGCGCAACTGCACCGCGCAGCCGGATGACGTGCGCCTGGTGCGCATCCCTGGGCACGATTCCGTCACGTATGGCGTTCCCCACGGGGTGTCCCTGTTCGGCTCACAGAACATCGCCTTCAACAACCGCGGACAACCGTGCGACTGCCAGGGCGTGGCATTGACCGCCGACACCACCGTTACGGTGCAGGCCAGTGCGTTGCCCTCTGGGTCAAGTGTGGGCAGTTTCGTTCTGACGCAAAATACGGGGTTCATCCAATGA
- a CDS encoding rhomboid family intramembrane serine protease: MKLSWNAPGTLGLCAASLLVLGLQALLPAVAGVFASPVRVDPADPLFFAQCVLHVLGHVDFSHLSNNLLLLLLLGPMVEARHGTGWFLSIAALTAVVTALAALGLGHRVQGLSGVVFTCIGLASVAGARRGELPVTMLLVLGVYLGTEVLDLLRDDAVSQLSHLIGGVVGAGVGLALADREP, encoded by the coding sequence ATGAAACTATCCTGGAATGCGCCAGGGACGCTGGGGCTGTGCGCGGCGTCCTTGCTGGTGTTAGGACTGCAGGCCCTGCTGCCTGCCGTGGCCGGGGTGTTTGCCTCCCCCGTGCGGGTGGACCCGGCAGACCCCCTCTTTTTTGCGCAATGCGTGCTCCACGTGCTGGGACATGTGGACTTTTCCCACCTTTCGAACAACCTGCTGCTGTTGCTGCTGCTGGGTCCCATGGTGGAAGCCCGGCACGGCACCGGCTGGTTTTTGAGCATTGCGGCGCTGACGGCCGTGGTCACGGCCCTGGCGGCCCTGGGACTGGGGCACCGGGTGCAGGGACTCAGCGGCGTGGTGTTCACCTGCATCGGGCTGGCCTCCGTGGCCGGGGCGCGACGCGGCGAACTGCCCGTGACCATGCTGCTGGTGCTGGGGGTGTATCTGGGTACGGAAGTGCTGGATTTGCTGCGAGATGATGCCGTCTCCCAGCTTTCCCACCTCATCGGCGGGGTGGTGGGCGCCGGCGTGGGCCTGGCGTTGGCGGATCGGGAACCATAG
- a CDS encoding ABC transporter permease, which yields MWLSLKIALASLAVHKLRTILAMLGVFLGALALTGVQHVSKSMVRQAEMETEKLGPNLFAAVSGQVRFRRSGATTGTLAHTFTIADALTLQGSLPGVLAGSPFAQKSIPLKFNAIQIAATLVGVWPDYARVRSLEMAHGRFITPQDEAGRAMVCVLGWAIAERLFDDPARAVGQSIRAYRATLHVVGVSSPKGADLAGSNQDEQAYVPLDTFMRRLSNQDWINGVYLELAPTADKAALKTAAAEMLRQRHRIGPGQREDFSVLTAEDTIRLQRQALDLVGTLGLISSSISFSVGGLGILSIMILLVRARRLEIGVRRAAGARRADIIRQFLLEAGLMAGVGGLLGVAGAMLLMFAAAQFGKLPFVADPLLLAGALAGSTLLGLAAGAYPAWHASRLQILDVLKPGA from the coding sequence ATGTGGTTGAGCCTCAAGATCGCCCTGGCCTCCCTGGCCGTGCACAAGCTGCGGACCATCCTGGCCATGCTGGGCGTGTTTCTTGGCGCATTGGCCCTCACCGGGGTGCAGCACGTCTCCAAGTCCATGGTCCGGCAGGCCGAGATGGAAACGGAGAAACTCGGTCCCAATCTGTTCGCCGCCGTCTCCGGCCAGGTGCGCTTCCGCCGCAGCGGCGCCACCACCGGCACCCTGGCCCATACCTTCACCATCGCCGACGCCCTCACCCTGCAGGGGTCGTTGCCGGGCGTGCTGGCTGGCTCGCCCTTTGCCCAGAAAAGCATTCCCCTGAAGTTCAACGCCATCCAGATTGCGGCCACCCTGGTGGGTGTATGGCCGGACTACGCCCGGGTGCGCAGCCTGGAGATGGCCCACGGCCGCTTCATCACGCCGCAGGACGAAGCCGGCCGGGCCATGGTCTGCGTGCTGGGCTGGGCCATCGCCGAGCGGCTGTTCGACGACCCCGCCCGCGCCGTGGGCCAAAGCATCCGCGCCTATCGCGCCACCCTGCACGTGGTGGGCGTCTCCTCGCCCAAAGGTGCAGACCTTGCCGGCAGCAACCAGGACGAGCAGGCTTATGTGCCCCTGGACACCTTCATGCGCAGGCTGTCCAATCAGGACTGGATCAACGGCGTCTACCTGGAGCTGGCCCCCACGGCAGACAAGGCCGCCCTCAAGACGGCCGCCGCGGAGATGCTGCGCCAACGCCACCGCATCGGCCCCGGCCAGCGCGAGGATTTCAGCGTGCTCACCGCGGAAGACACCATCCGCCTGCAGCGCCAGGCCCTGGATCTGGTGGGCACCCTGGGGCTCATCAGCTCCAGCATCTCCTTTTCCGTGGGCGGATTGGGGATTCTGTCCATCATGATCCTGCTGGTGCGGGCCCGGCGGCTGGAAATTGGCGTACGCCGCGCCGCCGGTGCCCGGCGTGCGGACATCATCCGTCAGTTCCTGCTGGAAGCCGGCCTCATGGCTGGTGTGGGCGGGTTGCTGGGTGTGGCCGGAGCCATGCTCCTCATGTTCGCCGCGGCGCAGTTCGGGAAACTGCCCTTTGTGGCCGACCCGCTGCTGCTGGCTGGCGCCCTGGCCGGCTCCACACTCCTGGGGCTGGCTGCCGGCGCCTATCCTGCCTGGCATGCCTCCCGCCTGCAGATCCTCGACGTGCTCAAACCGGGCGCGTAA
- a CDS encoding formylglycine-generating enzyme family protein: MSQTPPAVAAGAQPVTWTDPLSGIAFVWIPGGCFEMGMTPAEEAALRASVPERFFAKHYGDEPRRQACPEGFWMATREITQAQWTAVTGMPPQHCIDAQGETLPVTWVPWLEAAAFARALNGLHNGTQSFALPSEAQWETACRQQAAGGSGRAEALRGLLDAPDEWVDEYYTADGQPPAVEDPAAMRVLKGERCSNRRGAVPGYVHCGVGFRLVRLAPGPQ; encoded by the coding sequence ATGTCCCAGACACCTCCGGCAGTTGCCGCCGGCGCACAGCCCGTCACCTGGACGGACCCCCTGAGCGGCATTGCGTTTGTCTGGATCCCGGGCGGCTGTTTCGAGATGGGCATGACGCCTGCGGAAGAAGCGGCCCTGCGCGCCTCGGTGCCTGAGCGGTTCTTTGCCAAGCACTACGGCGACGAGCCCCGCCGCCAGGCCTGCCCCGAGGGCTTCTGGATGGCCACGCGCGAGATCACCCAGGCCCAATGGACCGCCGTGACCGGCATGCCGCCCCAGCACTGCATCGATGCCCAGGGAGAAACGCTGCCCGTCACCTGGGTGCCCTGGCTTGAAGCCGCCGCCTTTGCCCGCGCCCTGAACGGGCTGCATAACGGCACCCAGTCCTTTGCCCTGCCCAGCGAGGCCCAGTGGGAGACGGCCTGCCGCCAGCAGGCTGCCGGTGGATCGGGCCGTGCCGAGGCGCTCCGAGGCCTGCTCGACGCGCCCGACGAATGGGTGGACGAGTACTACACCGCCGACGGCCAGCCCCCGGCCGTGGAAGATCCTGCCGCCATGCGTGTGCTTAAGGGCGAACGCTGCTCCAACCGCCGCGGCGCGGTGCCCGGCTATGTACACTGCGGCGTGGGGTTCCGCCTGGTGCGGCTGGCGCCAGGGCCGCAATAA
- a CDS encoding response regulator: MIKLLLVEDDPQVRSMLSETLRQEGYEVVEAANGREAIAAYKASPADLVITDIIMPEQDGVETIHSLRRDFPQAKIIAISGGSANVRGEYLLGTADALGAMKTFKKPVDINLLLKTIADLLGAKT, encoded by the coding sequence ATGATCAAGCTGCTGCTCGTCGAAGACGATCCGCAAGTCCGTAGCATGCTTTCAGAAACCCTGCGTCAGGAAGGGTACGAGGTGGTGGAGGCCGCCAACGGCCGCGAGGCCATTGCCGCGTACAAGGCTTCCCCGGCGGATCTGGTCATCACGGATATCATCATGCCCGAGCAGGACGGAGTGGAGACCATCCACAGCCTGCGCCGGGACTTTCCCCAGGCGAAGATCATCGCCATTTCCGGAGGCAGCGCCAATGTGCGCGGGGAATATCTGCTGGGCACGGCCGATGCCCTGGGCGCCATGAAAACCTTCAAAAAACCTGTGGATATCAACCTGCTGCTGAAGACCATCGCCGATCTGCTCGGTGCAAAAACCTAA
- a CDS encoding response regulator, whose protein sequence is MTTQHHQPIVLLVEDDPHVRAMLVESLTGEGFVTLEAANGKEGLARFAAGKVDVVVTDILMPEMEGLQFIKALRGQAPELPIIAISGGAVHLSPGCNLELASMFGATHVIQKPLNIDDLAATIKRCLPA, encoded by the coding sequence ATGACCACGCAACACCATCAACCCATCGTCCTGCTGGTGGAGGATGATCCGCATGTACGCGCCATGCTTGTGGAATCTCTCACTGGCGAAGGCTTTGTCACCCTGGAGGCCGCAAACGGCAAGGAAGGTCTGGCGCGCTTTGCCGCCGGCAAGGTGGATGTGGTGGTGACAGACATCCTGATGCCCGAAATGGAAGGCCTGCAGTTCATCAAGGCCCTGCGCGGCCAGGCCCCGGAACTGCCCATCATCGCCATCTCCGGCGGGGCGGTGCATCTTTCCCCGGGCTGCAATCTGGAACTGGCCAGCATGTTCGGCGCCACGCACGTCATACAGAAGCCGCTGAACATTGACGACCTGGCCGCCACCATCAAACGCTGCCTGCCCGCCTGA
- a CDS encoding DUF3859 domain-containing protein, translated as MFSCTHVLLQGRCRCLLPVAAVASLLLGWVPAAAAFTATAKAAGMYGENVSSAPRGMDCAGVHAKLARQGETVSAQLLARFGMELLIEGGKQGAPARLDVELSHPPVQQPGHAEPVRSRKWEVPACVGVPVLVAWTFLADWELAPGDWTFDVSHQGKALLSKTFKVVEETMPEPEAQLSISLTPKVPAAAAGNATGNATGNASGGAITPEAGMAALALLRGIEPGVAAMVLDEAEAKALAGRSTAAGLPAVVKPVLRSTGMWHAVVVWDFAQPSADQGSERAGPAGEALAVQLGSYREHAEAVAYADSLAQYGIQVFIESLQGDAGVLHTVRVGPFDATRSGRDQAVRTMDKLRARGVRLPLLTRTPEPVEHVVWKEPQAPPPPAPAEPLLSMEETKSRLNALMEMARTDEVLEQIGSRRHAQDNATDEAPEAEQPDEVAPGVERRPRITPAVEEFAKTASRGVVGQVQVQIGPFKKRAEAEAFRRLVTSKERPAVVTDVPAHGVAVQVGDFANAQAASAAGADWIARHAPEAGLSAMVVKEEGRSRSAGAASPGKPAASPAGTRFVLQLASTASKDEAERQCAVWAAKGLDARRVELPGALGRVHAVRVGDYATLPAAKAAAQAIHEAHGVLPMVVEEAPGGP; from the coding sequence ATGTTCTCTTGCACGCATGTCTTGTTGCAGGGGCGCTGCCGCTGCCTGCTGCCCGTGGCGGCGGTGGCGTCTCTCCTGCTAGGCTGGGTCCCCGCTGCAGCCGCCTTCACCGCTACGGCAAAGGCGGCCGGCATGTATGGCGAAAACGTCTCCTCGGCCCCCAGGGGCATGGATTGCGCCGGCGTGCATGCCAAACTGGCGCGCCAGGGCGAGACGGTGTCGGCGCAATTGCTGGCCCGGTTTGGCATGGAACTGCTGATCGAAGGCGGCAAGCAGGGCGCTCCGGCGCGGCTGGATGTGGAACTCTCGCATCCACCGGTGCAGCAGCCTGGCCATGCCGAGCCTGTCCGCAGCCGGAAGTGGGAAGTGCCGGCCTGTGTCGGGGTGCCGGTGTTGGTGGCCTGGACCTTTCTGGCCGATTGGGAACTTGCGCCCGGGGACTGGACCTTTGATGTCTCGCACCAGGGAAAGGCGTTGCTTTCCAAGACGTTCAAGGTGGTTGAAGAGACGATGCCCGAACCGGAGGCGCAGCTTTCCATCTCTCTGACGCCCAAGGTTCCTGCGGCTGCTGCCGGCAATGCGACTGGCAACGCGACTGGCAACGCGAGTGGCGGTGCAATCACTCCGGAAGCCGGGATGGCCGCCTTGGCCCTGTTGCGCGGCATTGAGCCCGGCGTGGCTGCCATGGTTCTGGACGAGGCCGAGGCCAAGGCCCTTGCCGGCCGCAGCACGGCTGCCGGTCTGCCCGCCGTGGTGAAGCCGGTGTTGCGTTCCACCGGGATGTGGCATGCCGTGGTGGTGTGGGATTTTGCCCAGCCGTCGGCGGATCAGGGCAGTGAGCGTGCAGGGCCGGCGGGCGAGGCCCTGGCCGTCCAGTTGGGCAGCTATCGGGAGCATGCCGAGGCGGTGGCCTATGCCGATTCCCTTGCGCAGTACGGCATCCAGGTGTTCATCGAATCCTTGCAGGGCGATGCAGGCGTGCTGCACACGGTGCGCGTGGGGCCGTTCGACGCCACGCGTTCGGGCCGGGATCAGGCTGTGCGGACCATGGACAAACTGCGTGCTCGCGGGGTGCGGCTGCCGTTGCTCACCCGCACGCCCGAGCCGGTGGAGCACGTGGTTTGGAAAGAACCCCAGGCCCCGCCGCCGCCGGCTCCTGCGGAACCGCTGCTCTCCATGGAAGAGACCAAGAGCCGGTTGAATGCCTTGATGGAGATGGCCAGGACCGACGAAGTGCTGGAGCAGATCGGTTCGCGTCGGCACGCGCAGGACAACGCCACCGACGAAGCGCCGGAAGCCGAGCAGCCGGACGAGGTGGCTCCCGGCGTGGAGCGCCGGCCTCGCATTACGCCGGCGGTGGAGGAATTTGCCAAGACTGCCTCGCGCGGTGTGGTCGGACAGGTGCAGGTGCAGATAGGGCCGTTCAAGAAGCGGGCCGAGGCCGAGGCGTTTCGGCGTCTGGTGACGAGCAAGGAACGCCCGGCCGTGGTGACCGACGTGCCGGCCCACGGCGTTGCCGTGCAGGTGGGCGACTTCGCCAATGCCCAGGCGGCCTCGGCGGCAGGAGCGGACTGGATTGCCCGGCACGCTCCGGAGGCCGGGCTGTCCGCCATGGTGGTCAAGGAAGAAGGGCGCTCGCGCAGCGCCGGTGCCGCATCCCCAGGAAAGCCGGCCGCATCCCCGGCCGGTACCCGCTTTGTGTTGCAACTGGCTTCCACGGCATCAAAGGATGAGGCGGAGCGTCAGTGCGCAGTCTGGGCGGCCAAGGGGCTGGATGCGCGCAGGGTGGAGCTGCCCGGCGCGCTGGGCCGGGTGCATGCCGTGCGGGTAGGGGACTATGCCACGTTGCCGGCGGCCAAGGCCGCAGCCCAGGCGATCCATGAGGCGCACGGCGTGTTGCCAATGGTGGTGGAGGAGGCGCCGGGCGGGCCATAA
- a CDS encoding PulJ/GspJ family protein has protein sequence MRIRATQRGFSLVEMVAALVILGMVAAAGTMGMAEVMRSYVMSTDHLRMAQKTQVALSRMYVELQHLAEVTAGTQTSITYRPRFKFADGVLNPVTLTYTNDNLLLDGDVLLDNVLGFTLRYCTTSDTTCNPTSSFNNATTEVIEVEVTVGGADTGGGSGRSQRTFTTRIQPVIFHFS, from the coding sequence ATGCGGATTCGGGCAACACAACGCGGATTTTCCCTGGTGGAAATGGTCGCTGCGCTGGTCATCCTGGGGATGGTGGCAGCTGCGGGAACCATGGGCATGGCCGAGGTCATGCGCTCATATGTCATGTCCACGGACCATTTGCGAATGGCCCAGAAAACCCAGGTGGCCCTGAGCAGAATGTATGTGGAATTGCAGCATCTGGCGGAAGTCACTGCCGGCACGCAAACCAGCATCACCTATCGGCCCCGGTTCAAGTTCGCCGATGGCGTGCTGAATCCCGTGACCCTGACGTACACCAACGACAACCTGCTGCTCGATGGTGATGTTCTGCTGGATAATGTGCTTGGCTTCACCCTCCGCTATTGCACCACCAGCGATACGACGTGCAATCCGACATCGAGCTTCAACAACGCCACAACGGAAGTCATAGAAGTGGAAGTGACTGTGGGCGGGGCGGATACCGGTGGGGGGAGCGGAAGAAGCCAAAGAACCTTCACCACCCGCATTCAGCCCGTCATTTTCCATTTCTCCTAG